A single window of Enterobacteriaceae bacterium ESL0689 DNA harbors:
- the trkA gene encoding Trk system potassium transporter TrkA: MKIIILGAGQVGGTLAENLVGENNDITLVDSNGDRLHELQDKFDLRVVQGHASHPRVLREAGADDADMLVAVTSSDETNMVACQVACSLFNTPNRIARIRAPDYLRDAEKLFQPEAIPIDHLIAPEQLVIDNIYRLIEYPGALQVVNFAEGKVSLAVVKAYYGGPLVGNALSTIREHIPYIDTRIVAIFRHNKPIRPQGSTIVEAGDEVFFITASQHIRAVMSELQRLEKPYKHIMLVGGGNIGAGLAGQLEKDYSVKLIEHNQQRAAELAEKLQNTIIFYGDASDQELLAEEHIDQIDLFIAVTNDDEANIMSAMLAKRMGAKKVMVLIQRKAYIDLVQGSVIDIAISPQQATISALLGHVRKADIVGVSSLRRGIAEAIEAVAHGEESTSRVVGRTVDEIKLPPGTIIGAIVRGNDVIIANNNLRIEQGDHVIMFLTDKKFISDVERLFQPSPFFL, translated from the coding sequence ATGAAAATTATTATCCTTGGTGCTGGCCAGGTAGGAGGAACTCTCGCCGAAAACCTCGTCGGAGAGAACAATGATATTACTTTAGTCGATAGCAATGGCGATCGTTTGCATGAATTACAGGATAAATTTGATCTTCGTGTTGTCCAGGGACACGCTTCTCATCCCCGCGTTTTACGTGAAGCAGGTGCCGATGATGCGGATATGCTGGTTGCCGTTACCAGTTCAGATGAAACCAACATGGTCGCCTGTCAGGTCGCCTGTTCCTTGTTTAACACACCCAATCGCATCGCTCGTATTCGTGCGCCAGATTACTTACGTGATGCTGAAAAACTTTTTCAACCAGAAGCGATACCCATCGACCACTTGATCGCACCTGAACAGCTGGTTATTGATAATATTTATCGACTGATTGAATACCCTGGCGCGTTGCAGGTTGTCAACTTTGCCGAAGGAAAGGTGAGTCTGGCGGTAGTGAAGGCTTACTATGGTGGCCCTCTGGTCGGTAATGCACTCTCCACAATCCGTGAACATATCCCATACATCGATACCCGTATCGTCGCTATTTTCCGCCACAACAAACCTATTCGCCCACAAGGTTCAACGATTGTTGAAGCCGGTGATGAAGTCTTCTTTATTACTGCTTCACAGCATATTCGTGCCGTAATGAGTGAACTACAACGCCTTGAAAAGCCTTATAAGCATATTATGCTGGTCGGTGGAGGGAATATTGGCGCAGGTCTCGCTGGTCAGCTGGAGAAAGATTACAGCGTTAAGCTTATTGAGCACAACCAGCAACGTGCAGCAGAACTCGCGGAGAAACTGCAAAATACGATTATTTTTTATGGTGATGCATCGGATCAAGAGTTACTGGCAGAAGAGCATATTGATCAAATTGATCTTTTTATTGCCGTTACCAATGATGACGAAGCAAATATCATGTCTGCCATGCTCGCCAAGCGAATGGGAGCAAAAAAAGTCATGGTGTTAATCCAGCGCAAAGCCTATATCGATTTGGTACAAGGAAGCGTTATTGATATTGCGATTTCACCACAGCAAGCGACCATTTCTGCACTACTTGGTCATGTACGTAAAGCCGATATTGTTGGTGTATCTTCGTTACGCCGGGGGATCGCCGAAGCCATCGAAGCTGTCGCTCACGGCGAGGAGAGTACCTCCCGGGTAGTGGGGCGCACAGTCGATGAGATTAAACTTCCGCCAGGAACAATTATCGGTGCCATTGTACGTGGTAATGATGTCATTATCGCCAATAATAATCTGCGTATTGAGCAAGGTGATCATGTGATTATGTTTTTGACTGATAAAAAATTTATTTCTGATGTCGAGCGCTTGTTTCAGCCAAGCCCTTTTTTCCTGTAG
- the rpmJ gene encoding 50S ribosomal protein L36: protein MKVRASVKKLCRNCKIVKRDGVIRVICSAEPKHKQRQG, encoded by the coding sequence ATGAAAGTTCGTGCTTCCGTCAAGAAATTATGTCGCAATTGTAAAATCGTTAAACGTGATGGTGTCATCCGTGTAATTTGCAGTGCAGAGCCAAAGCATAAACAGCGCCAAGGCTGA
- the fmt gene encoding methionyl-tRNA formyltransferase, whose product MSHSLRIIFAGTPDFAARHLDALLSSDHQVVGVLTQPDRPAGRGKKLMSSPVKTLAEAHQLPLFQPVSLRQKENQQIITSLAADVMVVVAYGLILPEAVLKIPYQGCINVHGSLLPRWRGAAPIQRALWAGDTETGVTIMQMDAGLDTGNMLHKLAIPITAEDTSASLYNKLAELGPQGLLSTLDQIAQGTVHAEVQDETLTTYAEKLSKEEARIDWSLSAIQLERCIRAFNPWPMSWLEIDQQPVKVWQASAIATSTTAEPGTIIMAGKQGIEVATGDGILCLESLQPAGKKAMSSQDLLNSRREWFIPGNHLS is encoded by the coding sequence GTGTCACACTCACTACGTATTATCTTTGCAGGGACACCCGATTTTGCCGCACGTCACCTGGATGCGCTATTATCATCTGATCACCAGGTGGTTGGTGTATTGACCCAACCCGATCGCCCTGCCGGTCGTGGTAAAAAGCTCATGTCCAGCCCGGTAAAAACGCTTGCTGAAGCCCATCAGCTGCCGCTATTCCAGCCAGTTTCTTTGCGCCAGAAAGAAAACCAGCAGATCATTACTTCACTGGCTGCAGATGTCATGGTCGTTGTCGCCTATGGTCTCATTCTACCTGAAGCCGTACTGAAAATACCGTATCAGGGCTGTATTAATGTGCATGGTTCTCTGTTGCCACGCTGGCGTGGTGCAGCACCCATCCAGCGTGCATTATGGGCCGGTGATACTGAGACAGGCGTCACTATTATGCAGATGGATGCGGGTCTGGATACAGGGAACATGCTGCACAAACTGGCTATTCCAATTACAGCAGAAGACACCAGTGCCAGTCTGTATAACAAACTGGCAGAACTTGGCCCACAAGGTTTATTATCCACATTGGATCAGATAGCCCAGGGAACAGTGCACGCTGAAGTTCAGGACGAAACTTTAACCACTTATGCTGAAAAATTGAGTAAGGAAGAAGCACGCATCGACTGGTCTCTCTCTGCCATACAGCTTGAACGCTGTATCCGTGCATTTAACCCCTGGCCCATGAGCTGGCTGGAAATTGATCAGCAGCCAGTCAAAGTCTGGCAGGCATCAGCGATTGCTACATCGACCACTGCGGAACCTGGCACCATTATTATGGCGGGCAAACAAGGTATTGAAGTTGCTACCGGTGACGGTATTTTGTGTCTGGAATCGCTGCAACCTGCGGGGAAAAAAGCGATGAGTAGCCAGGATTTACTCAACTCTCGTCGCGAGTGGTTTATTCCCGGCAACCATCTTTCCTGA
- the mscL gene encoding large-conductance mechanosensitive channel protein MscL: MSILKEFRDFAMRGNVVDLAVGVIIGAAFSKIVSSLVADIIMPPLGLLIGGVDLKSFAFTLRAAHGDVPAVVIHYGIFIQNVFDFIIVAFAIFMAIKLMNKLTRKKQETSPKPQKPSKEEVLLSEIRDLLQEQNQRNH; encoded by the coding sequence ATGAGTATATTAAAAGAATTTCGTGATTTTGCTATGCGCGGTAATGTCGTCGATTTAGCGGTGGGTGTGATCATTGGCGCGGCCTTCAGCAAAATTGTGTCATCCCTGGTGGCTGATATTATTATGCCTCCTCTTGGTTTGCTGATTGGCGGCGTCGATCTTAAATCATTCGCATTTACCTTACGTGCCGCACATGGCGATGTGCCAGCTGTTGTCATTCATTATGGGATATTTATTCAGAATGTCTTTGATTTTATTATTGTTGCCTTTGCTATTTTTATGGCAATCAAATTAATGAATAAATTAACTCGCAAAAAACAGGAGACGTCGCCGAAACCTCAGAAACCCTCGAAAGAAGAGGTTTTATTAAGCGAAATTCGTGATCTATTACAAGAACAAAACCAGCGAAACCATTGA
- the zntR gene encoding Zn(2+)-responsive transcriptional regulator: MYRIGELAKLADVTPDTIRYYEKQQMMAHDARTEGGFRLYTDADLQRLRFIRYARQLGFTLEAIRELLSIRVDPEHHTCQESKRIVQARLNEVDARIKELQAMRDSLQRLNEACCGNAHSSVYCSILEALEQGANNGISAH, encoded by the coding sequence ATGTACCGTATTGGTGAACTCGCGAAGCTTGCTGATGTTACGCCGGACACCATTCGCTATTATGAAAAGCAGCAGATGATGGCACATGATGCACGCACAGAAGGGGGCTTCCGGCTTTATACCGACGCGGATCTTCAGCGTCTACGCTTTATCCGTTATGCCCGACAGCTTGGGTTCACGCTGGAAGCAATTCGCGAATTGTTATCGATTCGCGTTGATCCTGAACATCACACTTGTCAGGAGTCGAAACGTATCGTGCAGGCTCGTCTGAATGAAGTCGATGCACGTATCAAAGAATTACAGGCGATGCGCGACTCCTTACAAAGACTCAACGAGGCATGCTGCGGCAATGCCCACAGTAGTGTATATTGCTCAATCCTTGAAGCGCTTGAACAGGGTGCTAACAATGGAATTTCAGCACATTGA
- the rpsD gene encoding 30S ribosomal protein S4 produces MARYLGPKLKLSRREGTDLFLKSGVRAIDTKCKIEQAPGQHGARKPRLSDYGVQLREKQKVRRIYGVLERQFRNYYKEAARLKGNTGENLLALLEGRLDNVVYRMGFGATRAEARQLVSHKAIMVNGRVVNIASYQVKANDVVSIREKAKKQSRVKAALELAEQREKPTWLEVDAGKMEGTFKRKPERSDLSADINEHLIVELYSK; encoded by the coding sequence ATGGCAAGATATTTGGGTCCTAAGCTCAAGCTGAGCCGTCGTGAGGGTACTGACTTATTTCTGAAGTCAGGCGTCCGCGCGATCGATACCAAGTGTAAAATTGAACAAGCTCCAGGCCAGCACGGCGCACGTAAACCGCGTCTGTCTGACTATGGTGTACAGTTGCGTGAGAAGCAGAAAGTTCGCCGCATTTATGGTGTACTGGAGCGTCAGTTCCGTAATTACTATAAAGAAGCAGCGCGTCTGAAAGGTAACACAGGTGAAAACCTGTTAGCGTTGCTTGAAGGACGTCTGGACAACGTTGTTTACCGTATGGGCTTTGGCGCCACCCGTGCCGAAGCACGTCAATTGGTTAGCCATAAGGCTATTATGGTAAACGGTCGTGTTGTTAACATCGCTTCTTATCAGGTTAAAGCGAATGATGTTGTTAGCATTCGTGAGAAAGCAAAAAAACAATCTCGTGTGAAAGCCGCTCTTGAGCTGGCTGAGCAGCGTGAAAAGCCAACCTGGCTGGAAGTTGATGCTGGCAAGATGGAAGGTACGTTTAAGCGTAAGCCAGAGCGTTCCGATCTGTCTGCGGACATTAACGAACACCTGATCGTCGAGCTTTACTCCAAGTAA
- a CDS encoding DUF1992 domain-containing protein: MWVLDQWAERHIMAAQANGEFEKLPGNGNPLILDDNSHVSAELRAGYRILKNAGYLPPELEQRKEAIALIDMLKSVSSDDPQYKVLCYRLAVLEFKLHHAGLSTDFLYHEYAGKLQNKINKE; this comes from the coding sequence ATGTGGGTGCTGGATCAATGGGCAGAGCGTCACATTATGGCGGCACAGGCTAACGGTGAATTTGAGAAACTTCCGGGGAATGGTAACCCCTTAATTCTCGACGATAATTCCCATGTATCGGCTGAGTTGCGTGCTGGCTACCGGATACTGAAAAATGCCGGTTATTTACCGCCTGAACTTGAACAACGTAAGGAAGCAATTGCATTGATCGATATGCTTAAGTCTGTATCTTCAGATGATCCACAATATAAAGTGCTGTGTTATCGGCTTGCTGTACTTGAATTTAAATTACATCACGCCGGATTGAGCACTGATTTTCTGTATCATGAATATGCTGGAAAATTACAGAATAAGATCAATAAGGAGTGA
- the rpsM gene encoding 30S ribosomal protein S13 has protein sequence MARIAGINIPDHKHTVIALTAIFGIGKTRSKAICAETGIAEDVKISELSEEQIDMLRDAVSKFVVEGDLRREITLSIKRLMDIGCYRGLRHRRGLPVRGQRTKTNARTRKGPRKPIKK, from the coding sequence GTGGCCCGTATAGCAGGCATTAACATTCCTGATCATAAACATACTGTCATTGCCTTAACGGCAATTTTCGGTATCGGTAAGACTCGTTCCAAAGCTATTTGCGCTGAAACGGGAATTGCTGAAGATGTTAAGATCAGTGAGCTGTCTGAAGAGCAAATTGATATGCTGCGTGATGCAGTAAGTAAATTTGTTGTTGAAGGCGATCTGCGCCGTGAAATCACCCTGAGCATCAAACGTCTGATGGACATTGGTTGCTACCGTGGTTTGCGTCATCGTCGTGGTCTTCCGGTTCGTGGTCAACGTACTAAGACCAACGCACGTACCCGTAAGGGTCCGCGCAAACCGATCAAGAAATAA
- the rplQ gene encoding 50S ribosomal protein L17 → MRHRKSGRQLNRNSSHRQAMFRNMAGSLVRHEIIKTTLPKAKELRRVVEPLITLARTDSVANRRLAFARTRDNEIVAKLFNELGPRFASRAGGYTRILKCGFRAGDNAPMAYIELVDRSESKTETAAE, encoded by the coding sequence ATGCGCCATCGTAAGAGTGGTCGTCAACTGAATCGCAACAGCAGCCATCGCCAGGCTATGTTCCGTAACATGGCTGGTTCGCTGGTTCGTCATGAAATTATTAAGACGACCCTGCCGAAAGCGAAAGAACTGCGTCGCGTGGTTGAGCCACTGATTACTCTTGCCAGGACGGATAGCGTAGCTAATCGTCGTCTGGCATTCGCTCGTACTCGTGATAACGAGATCGTGGCAAAACTGTTTAATGAACTGGGCCCGCGTTTTGCGAGCCGTGCCGGTGGCTACACTCGTATTCTGAAATGTGGTTTCCGTGCAGGCGACAATGCACCGATGGCATACATCGAGTTAGTTGATCGTTCTGAATCTAAAACAGAAACTGCCGCAGAGTAA
- the rpsE gene encoding 30S ribosomal protein S5 — protein MAHIEKQAGELQEKLIAVNRVSKTVKGGRIFSFTALTVVGDGNGRVGFGYGKAREVPAAIQKAMEKARRNMINVALNHGTLQHPVKGSHTGSRVFMQPASEGTGIIAGGAMRAVLEVAGVRNVLAKAYGSTNPINVVRATIDGLENMKSPEMVAAKRGKSVEEILGK, from the coding sequence ATGGCCCACATCGAAAAACAAGCTGGCGAACTGCAGGAAAAGCTGATCGCGGTAAATCGCGTATCTAAAACTGTTAAAGGTGGTCGTATTTTCTCCTTCACAGCACTGACTGTAGTAGGTGATGGCAATGGCCGTGTCGGTTTTGGTTACGGTAAAGCGCGTGAAGTTCCAGCAGCGATCCAGAAAGCGATGGAAAAAGCTCGTCGCAATATGATCAATGTCGCGCTAAATCACGGTACTTTGCAGCACCCAGTCAAGGGTTCTCATACAGGGTCTCGTGTATTTATGCAGCCCGCTTCTGAAGGTACAGGTATTATTGCCGGTGGTGCAATGCGTGCCGTTCTGGAAGTCGCTGGGGTTCGTAACGTTCTGGCTAAAGCATATGGTTCCACTAATCCGATCAATGTGGTTCGTGCAACGATTGATGGCCTGGAAAATATGAAGTCTCCAGAGATGGTCGCTGCCAAGCGTGGTAAATCCGTTGAAGAAATTCTGGGGAAATAA
- the rpoA gene encoding DNA-directed RNA polymerase subunit alpha — protein MQGSVTEFLKPRLVDIEQMSSTHAKVTLEPLERGFGHTLGNALRRILLSSMPGCAVTEVEIDGVLHEYSTKEGVQEDILEILLNLKGLAVRVHGKDEVVLTLNKSGIGPVTAADITHDGDVEIVKPQHVICHLTDENAAISMRITVQRGRGYVPASTRIHSEEDERPIGRLLVDACYSPVERIAYNVEAARVEQRTDLDKLVIEMETNGTIDPEEAIRRAATILAEQLEAFVDLRDVRQPEVKEEKPEFDPILLRPVDDLELTVRSANCLKAEAIHYIGDLVQRTEVELLKTPNLGKKSLTEIKDVLASRGLSLGMRLENWPPASIADE, from the coding sequence ATGCAGGGTTCTGTGACAGAGTTTCTAAAACCGCGCCTGGTTGATATCGAGCAAATGAGTTCGACGCACGCCAAGGTGACCCTTGAACCTTTAGAGCGTGGCTTTGGCCATACTCTGGGTAATGCACTGCGCCGTATTCTGCTTTCATCGATGCCGGGTTGCGCGGTGACAGAGGTTGAGATTGATGGTGTGCTGCACGAATACAGTACCAAAGAAGGCGTTCAGGAAGATATCCTGGAAATCTTACTCAATCTGAAAGGGTTGGCGGTGAGAGTTCATGGTAAGGATGAAGTTGTTCTTACTTTGAATAAATCTGGCATTGGCCCTGTGACTGCAGCCGACATTACCCATGACGGTGATGTTGAAATCGTCAAGCCGCAGCATGTGATCTGTCACCTGACTGATGAAAACGCTGCGATTAGCATGCGTATTACCGTTCAGCGTGGTCGTGGTTATGTGCCAGCTTCTACCCGAATCCACTCGGAAGAAGATGAGCGTCCGATTGGTCGCCTGTTAGTGGACGCATGCTACAGCCCGGTAGAGCGTATTGCCTACAATGTTGAAGCAGCGCGTGTTGAACAACGCACTGATCTGGACAAGCTGGTCATCGAAATGGAAACCAATGGCACAATCGATCCTGAAGAGGCGATTCGTCGTGCGGCAACCATCCTGGCAGAACAACTGGAAGCTTTTGTTGATTTACGTGATGTACGTCAACCTGAAGTGAAGGAAGAGAAACCAGAATTCGATCCGATCCTGCTGCGCCCTGTTGACGATCTTGAACTGACTGTCCGCTCTGCTAACTGCCTTAAGGCAGAAGCCATCCACTATATCGGTGATCTGGTACAGCGTACTGAGGTTGAGTTGCTGAAAACGCCAAACCTGGGTAAGAAATCTCTTACTGAGATAAAAGATGTGCTGGCATCGCGTGGTTTGTCTCTGGGTATGCGCCTGGAAAACTGGCCACCGGCAAGCATTGCTGATGAGTAA
- the rpmD gene encoding 50S ribosomal protein L30: MAKTIKITQTRSAIGRLPKHKATLLGLGLRRIGHTVEREDTPAIRGMVNAVSYMVKIEE, translated from the coding sequence ATGGCAAAGACTATTAAAATTACTCAAACCCGTAGTGCAATCGGTCGTTTGCCAAAACATAAGGCAACTCTGCTTGGCTTGGGTCTGCGCCGTATTGGCCACACCGTAGAACGTGAGGATACTCCCGCGATTCGTGGTATGGTCAATGCTGTTTCCTATATGGTTAAAATTGAGGAGTAA
- the rplR gene encoding 50S ribosomal protein L18, whose protein sequence is MDKKSARIRRATRARRKLRELGAIRLVVHRTPRHIYAQVIAPDGSEVLVAASTVEKAIAEQLKYTGNKEAAAAVGKAVAERALEKGIKGVSFDRSGFQYHGRVQALADAAREAGLQF, encoded by the coding sequence ATGGATAAGAAATCTGCTCGTATCCGTCGTGCGACCCGCGCACGCCGCAAGCTCCGCGAACTGGGTGCAATTCGCCTGGTGGTACATCGTACCCCGCGTCATATCTATGCACAGGTTATTGCACCAGACGGTTCTGAAGTCCTGGTAGCTGCTTCTACTGTAGAAAAAGCTATCGCTGAACAACTGAAGTACACCGGTAATAAAGAAGCTGCTGCAGCTGTAGGTAAAGCTGTTGCAGAACGTGCTCTGGAAAAAGGCATCAAAGGTGTTTCCTTTGACCGTTCCGGGTTCCAATATCATGGTCGTGTCCAGGCACTGGCAGATGCTGCCCGTGAAGCTGGCCTTCAGTTCTAA
- the rpsK gene encoding 30S ribosomal protein S11, with the protein MAKAPIRARKRVRKQVSDGVAHIHASFNNTIVTITDRQGNALGWATSGGSGFRGSRKSTPFAAQVAAERCAEAVKEYGIKNLEVMVKGPGPGRESTIRALNAAGFRITNITDVTPIPHNGCRPPKKRRV; encoded by the coding sequence ATGGCAAAGGCACCAATTCGTGCACGTAAACGTGTAAGAAAGCAAGTCTCTGATGGCGTGGCTCATATCCATGCTTCTTTTAACAACACCATCGTTACCATTACTGATCGTCAGGGTAATGCGTTGGGTTGGGCAACATCCGGTGGCTCTGGTTTCCGTGGTTCTCGCAAGTCAACGCCATTTGCAGCTCAGGTTGCAGCAGAGCGTTGTGCAGAAGCCGTTAAAGAATACGGCATCAAGAATCTGGAAGTTATGGTAAAAGGTCCGGGTCCAGGTCGCGAATCTACTATTCGTGCACTGAATGCCGCTGGTTTCCGCATCACTAATATTACTGATGTGACGCCGATCCCTCATAACGGTTGTCGTCCGCCGAAAAAACGCCGCGTATAA
- the rsmB gene encoding 16S rRNA (cytosine(967)-C(5))-methyltransferase RsmB, protein MKKNLNLRSLAAQAIEQVIEQGQSLSNILPPLQKKVSDRDKSLLQELCFGSLRTLSQLEWLINQLMARPMTGKQRTVHYLIMVGLYQLLYTRIPAHAALAETVEGAIAIKRPQLKGLINGVLREFQRQQDTLLATFAQNDSRFLHPSWLLKRLQKSWPQQWQRIVDANNQHPPMWLRINRQKCSRDQWMILLEEAGLQGFAHPDYPDAVRLITPAAVYTLPGFDQGWVSVQDLSAQRCMQYLAPENGERILDLCAAPGGKTTHILEVAPQASVLAVDLDQQRLSRVYDNLKREGMEAQVRQGDGRYPTQWCQGEKFDRILLDAPCSATGVIRRHPDIKWLRRTDDIDKLVQVQAEILDAIWPYLRSGGTLLYATCSILPEENSQQIADFLRRTPDAKISMTGSPAQPGIQNLPAIEEGDGFFYAKLIKLRQ, encoded by the coding sequence ATGAAAAAAAATCTTAATTTACGTAGTCTGGCAGCACAGGCCATTGAACAAGTCATTGAACAAGGTCAATCGCTTAGCAACATTCTGCCACCGTTACAAAAAAAAGTCAGTGACAGAGATAAAAGCCTGTTACAAGAGTTATGCTTTGGTTCGCTACGAACCCTGAGCCAGCTGGAATGGTTAATTAATCAATTAATGGCTCGTCCGATGACGGGCAAACAACGCACTGTTCACTATTTAATTATGGTTGGTCTTTATCAGCTTTTATATACCCGTATTCCAGCCCATGCAGCACTGGCAGAAACCGTCGAAGGCGCAATAGCGATCAAACGTCCACAATTAAAAGGTCTCATTAATGGTGTATTACGTGAATTCCAGCGCCAGCAGGATACCTTGCTGGCGACGTTTGCGCAAAACGATAGCCGTTTTCTCCATCCTTCATGGCTACTCAAACGGCTACAGAAATCCTGGCCCCAGCAATGGCAAAGGATTGTTGACGCCAATAACCAACATCCTCCCATGTGGCTGCGGATCAACCGTCAAAAATGTTCACGCGATCAATGGATGATTCTTCTGGAAGAGGCGGGCTTACAGGGTTTTGCCCATCCGGATTATCCTGACGCGGTACGACTAATCACACCCGCAGCTGTATATACCTTGCCAGGTTTTGACCAGGGTTGGGTCAGCGTACAAGATCTCTCTGCCCAGAGGTGTATGCAGTATCTCGCGCCGGAAAATGGTGAAAGAATACTGGATCTGTGTGCTGCTCCAGGCGGAAAAACCACACATATTCTGGAAGTTGCCCCACAGGCCAGTGTACTGGCTGTTGATCTTGACCAACAGCGCCTGTCGCGCGTTTACGATAATCTGAAACGAGAAGGGATGGAGGCGCAGGTCAGACAAGGCGATGGACGTTACCCCACGCAATGGTGTCAAGGTGAAAAATTTGATCGTATTTTACTCGACGCCCCTTGTTCAGCAACCGGCGTCATTCGTCGTCATCCGGATATTAAATGGTTACGTCGTACTGATGATATCGATAAGCTGGTACAAGTGCAGGCAGAAATACTTGATGCAATCTGGCCTTATCTAAGATCGGGCGGGACATTACTCTATGCAACCTGTTCTATTTTGCCAGAAGAAAATAGTCAACAAATTGCTGATTTCCTGCGGCGCACACCAGATGCAAAAATCAGCATGACAGGTTCCCCCGCGCAACCTGGTATACAAAATTTGCCCGCTATAGAAGAGGGCGATGGTTTCTTTTACGCTAAGCTCATTAAACTTCGGCAATAA
- the secY gene encoding preprotein translocase subunit SecY yields the protein MAKQPGFDFQSAKGGIGELKRRLLFVIGALIVFRIGSFIPIPGIDAAVLEKLLEQQRGTIIEMFNMFSGGALSRASIFALGIMPYISASIIIQLLTVVYQPLAELKKEGESGRRKISQYTRYGTLVLAIFQSIGIATGLPNMPGMQGLIINPGFAFYFTAVVSLVTGTMFLMWLGEQITERGIGNGISIIIFAGIVAGLPPAIAHTIEQARQGELHFLLLLLVAVLVFAVTFFVVFVERGQRRIVVNYAKRQQGRRVYAAQSTHLPLKVNMAGVIPAIFASSIILFPATLASWFGGSTGWGWLSTISYALQPGRLLYVLLYASAIIFFCFFYTALVFNPRETADKLKKSGAFVPGIRPGEQTAKYIDKVMTRLTLAGALYITFICLIPEFMRDAMKVPFYFGGTSLLIVVVVIMDFMAQVQTLMMSSQYQYESALKKANLKGYSR from the coding sequence ATGGCTAAACAACCGGGATTCGATTTTCAAAGTGCCAAAGGTGGAATTGGCGAACTGAAACGCAGACTGCTGTTTGTAATCGGTGCGTTGATTGTGTTCCGTATTGGCTCTTTTATACCGATCCCTGGTATTGATGCCGCTGTGCTTGAAAAACTGCTTGAGCAACAGCGTGGTACCATCATTGAAATGTTTAATATGTTTTCTGGTGGTGCCCTGAGTCGTGCTTCTATCTTCGCGCTGGGTATTATGCCGTATATTTCAGCATCGATAATTATCCAGTTGCTGACAGTTGTCTATCAACCGTTAGCTGAGCTAAAGAAAGAAGGAGAATCTGGCCGACGTAAGATCAGCCAGTATACTCGTTACGGTACTCTGGTGCTGGCGATATTTCAGTCGATCGGTATTGCTACGGGTCTGCCGAATATGCCAGGTATGCAAGGGCTGATAATAAATCCAGGTTTTGCATTTTATTTCACTGCTGTTGTGAGTCTGGTAACAGGAACCATGTTCCTGATGTGGCTTGGTGAACAGATTACTGAGCGCGGTATTGGTAATGGTATTTCAATCATTATCTTTGCCGGTATCGTTGCAGGTCTTCCACCAGCTATTGCCCATACTATTGAGCAAGCGCGTCAAGGCGAGCTGCACTTCCTCCTGTTGTTGTTGGTTGCAGTGTTAGTATTTGCCGTGACTTTCTTTGTTGTATTTGTTGAACGTGGTCAGCGCCGTATAGTGGTGAACTACGCGAAGCGTCAACAGGGACGTCGTGTCTATGCTGCACAGAGTACACATTTGCCATTAAAGGTGAATATGGCTGGGGTAATACCGGCTATTTTCGCCTCCAGCATTATTTTGTTTCCGGCGACGTTAGCGTCATGGTTCGGGGGCAGTACAGGCTGGGGTTGGTTGTCAACGATCTCGTATGCTTTACAGCCAGGGCGACTGCTTTATGTGTTACTCTATGCCTCTGCGATCATCTTTTTCTGCTTTTTCTATACAGCGCTGGTTTTCAACCCGCGGGAAACAGCAGATAAACTGAAGAAGTCCGGTGCGTTTGTACCAGGAATTCGTCCGGGAGAGCAAACGGCGAAGTATATTGATAAAGTAATGACTCGTCTGACATTAGCCGGTGCGTTGTATATTACTTTTATCTGCCTGATCCCGGAGTTCATGCGTGACGCAATGAAAGTGCCATTCTACTTTGGTGGAACCTCGCTACTCATCGTTGTTGTCGTGATTATGGACTTTATGGCTCAAGTGCAAACTCTGATGATGTCCAGTCAATATCAATATGAGTCTGCCCTGAAGAAGGCGAACCTGAAAGGCTATAGCCGTTAA